Proteins encoded in a region of the Leifsonia sp. PS1209 genome:
- a CDS encoding putative glycolipid-binding domain-containing protein, whose product MRGAVRQVEWVGDDDPERVEAATITLAADRLDALGTSRSTDYVTSWSLETGPDWVTSRLDVAVFGRGFTRRLALARDAHGRWTSEATQEGVGVYHDEELADPGIDARDAADGAFDGALDCDLALCPVTNTMPILRLGANRHEVAETRFVMAWVALPSLAVSRSEQLYSATPYDEEAGHAVVRYSSESRDFTADLTVDPDGIVIDYPQLARRIRTRARP is encoded by the coding sequence ATGCGCGGAGCGGTCAGGCAGGTCGAGTGGGTCGGCGACGACGACCCCGAGCGGGTGGAGGCGGCCACGATCACGCTCGCGGCCGACCGGCTGGATGCGCTGGGCACGTCGCGCAGCACCGACTACGTCACCAGCTGGTCGCTGGAGACAGGGCCGGACTGGGTCACCAGCAGGCTCGATGTCGCCGTGTTCGGCCGCGGGTTCACCCGCCGTCTGGCGCTCGCCCGGGATGCGCACGGCCGCTGGACCAGCGAGGCGACCCAGGAGGGCGTCGGCGTCTACCACGACGAGGAGCTGGCCGATCCCGGCATCGACGCCCGGGATGCGGCGGACGGCGCATTCGACGGAGCGCTGGACTGCGACCTCGCGCTCTGCCCGGTGACGAACACCATGCCGATCCTGCGGCTCGGCGCCAACCGGCACGAGGTCGCAGAGACCAGGTTCGTGATGGCGTGGGTCGCGCTGCCGTCGCTCGCGGTGAGCCGCAGCGAGCAGCTGTACAGCGCTACCCCGTACGACGAGGAGGCCGGCCACGCCGTCGTCCGCTACAGCAGTGAGAGCCGCGACTTCACCGCCGACCTCACGGTCGACCCGGACGGCATCGTCATCGACTACCCCCAGCTCGCCCGGCGTATCCGGACCCGCGCCCGCCCGTAG